AGAGCAGTAGTAGCAGTGTTCATGCCGGTGGAACTGGCGGCAGTGCAGTCGCGAGTTCGACCGCTTGCACGAGTACATGCTCTGTTTCGTGTACCGTTAACAATTGTAATCATAGTAGCGGCCACGTGAGCAGCGGTATCGTAGGCCttggcaacaaaaaaaataaaagcgaTTTATTTACGGATAAATCAGAAAGTAAAGAATACCACCATCAAATGTTTAGTAACTCATTAGATTTACAcactgaagaaaaaaaaaataaaaatatagaatTAAACAAACTAAATGATACCTGTTTATATGTTACCTCAGATGAAGAGAATCTTCAAATGGCCAGGACTAACAACATCACGGGTGAGTTAAACTGCGCGAACAGAACTATcgaggaaaataataaaacgtTACTAGatcaaacaaataaaatgttCATGGATGATAATTACAGAACAGCAGATGAAATGGGAAGACGTTTAAGTGAAAATAGATTAATGAGGGAAAATTCCTTGGATGATGTAAGAGCCAAcatgataaaattatttaagaCATATGGAGGACAGTGTCGTATTGGGAAAGTTCAAGGAAGGTGTGAAGACGCGACGTTTCAAACGGATATACCTCCTGCGTTTGGAATATTCGATGGGGTTGGTTCATGGAGTTTAGAAGGAATTGACGCTTCTAAATTCTCCATTGGTTTGTCACTCGCTTGCCAaagggaggcagaaaaatTATCGAAAAATTTAAACGACTATGCAAAGGTGTCCTACAATACTATTATCAGATCGAAGTTATTGTTAAGAAATTCACTAGAGAGCGTCAAGAAAGAGTATGCAGATGCGTATGGTAGCTCGACCGCCATCGTAGGTTTGATAGATGAATATACTGGTAAGTGTGGGATAGCCTCTTTAGGAGATAGCGTGTGTATGATTCTTCGAAGGGAGTTTCTCCCAGGGGATATAAATTTCGAAAGGGAAACTTACCCGAAATTTCCAGTGgaatcctttttatattataataataaaggaaggaaccCTTCCATAGTGCGTAAAATTATATGGAAGACGAGtgaacaaaaatgggagaacGGAGCCCCCTACCAACTATCCAACTTGCCGGACCGTAGCCAATGGAAAGACTTAGAAAATAGAGGTCTACATAGTTTCGTAAAGATATTAGAAAAGGTAGATATTGATGGAGATCCACCCGAAGCCGCTGTGAGCCCTCCATCGGAAATTTTATGTATGCCCGGGGATTTAATTCTACTAATGAGCGATGGTGTGAGTGATAATCTTTTtgatgaagaaatagaagcCTATTGTACCTTTGCCATCAGTCCAGAAGAAGCATGCGAGTTAGGAGACCCAAGTGCATTCACTCCTGCTCAGGACATAGCTTATTCTATTACGAACATAGCTAAGAGAAGAAGCGGGGACAAACTTCACAGCAAAccgttttttccatttcttggGAAGTATAGAGAACCAAATAGAACCTACAAAGGTAATAAGGTAGATGATATTTCTTGTGTTGCCATATGGGTAGTCTGCGAAACAGAAGACAGTGTAAAAAATTTCGTTGCTAACCCGGATGAGCCATCCATACTGGAAACGGACAAATACTATTCGAATAATTATTTCCAACACTTTAACAAAATAACGGATATTTGTACACCCACAAAGAAGTTTATTAAGGAGAAGAATCGCATCGAACGTGTTAATTTGCAACACATTAACATGGATTCTGGCGGGCTAAGCGGGGAGGGAGAAACTGCACACGGAAAATTTGGCCATTCCAATAGTTCAAATATGAATGCCCATTTTTCGGCCAACTTTTTCGATTCCTCCGAAACGCCCATTAAGTTTAGTCTGTCTGATGATAACAAATATCAGGATTTGAGTGATATTGTTTTGAAGGACGAGGATGACGCGAGCAGTGCCGACGCCGACAATAGCTACGGCGGTGATAGTCATGGTGATAGTCACGGTGACCATAGCGGCGATGAGGAGGTGACCCTCCCACGTGATAATCCCAACGAGGTCGACTCGAACAAACTGAGCGACGACATGGATTCTATGAAAACACCAAATAGCAACAGTCTCAAGGCAAGATTCAAAGACCAAATTTTCAATAGGGATGACTTCGACCACACTCCGAGGCAAAGAATATCAGATGACCGCTTGGATGAACATATAGAGAGAATAAATAATATGTACATTAAAACCCCCATTTTGCATATTGATAAAAACATTAAGACGAACAAAACAAGTGTAAGAAAAACCAAGGTATCCAACAAGGGAAAAGGCATgagcaataaaaaaatggaacaaggAGACACGTCTAGTATGCTGAATTACGAAACACCAAAGAAGCAAATGATTATGAGAAGTGGGACGAGGGAGAAAGGAAACGTAGTCACATCGATAAATGAAAATGCAGTTATGAATTCCTTTATAAATAATGAAACTCCTGTTAAGTCTAGTGTCAGCAAGGATACTTCATTGAAggtggataaaaaaattacaaaaaataaaaggaaatccGTCTTCAATTTTGACAAAAATGAGTCCCCAAGTAAAATTAGCTACtctaaaaaaaggagtaaaaaatcttaataaaagaaaaaaaaaaaaatatatatatgtatatatatatatatatatatatatatgaactcAAGATGTACGTTTAAAGGGGAGAAGAAtcgtgaaatttttttttttttttccccccaattTTATCAAGTATAACCAAATGTgcacttccccttttttgttggAAGCATgtgtatcatttttttttttttttttttttttttgaagtgaATATTTGCCACTATCGTGTAACATCTTGTACAGTAGAAGAAGTGAAGCAAAACCAGACAGtcgtatgtgtgtgtaggtGTGTGTATACGTGCACGTGTATATGACGTATATGcgcatgtatgtgtgtgtcaGCGTACGTTactacatgtatatgcgcaTGTTATAGTCAATGTGTAGGTTCGTACCAACGCACATAACGGTACCCCTCACATTtgtgttttaaaaatttggcTATAAAATATGTGcgccacatatatatatatttgcattGTCGTAGGTGCGTGCTTAAACATGTATGCGCTTACGAAATGTAGATCTCtgtgtatttatatacatacgtgtgTATGCGTGTGTGATGAACAGGCCTGTGcagaaaggaggaagatatTACGACGCACGGTAACCTATCTCTACACAGGAAGGGATAGGTGGATGTCCATACATTTGCCTACACgtttacacatgtatatatagcgCACATATGTAacagcacttttttttttttttttttttttctctctctctctatctccttcctctttcctttctgtgCCTCTGTTTTacccttccctcccccctcttTTCCTGCGAAGCTTCCATCTTTATT
This DNA window, taken from Plasmodium knowlesi strain H genome assembly, chromosome: 13, encodes the following:
- a CDS encoding protein phosphatase PPM11, putative — translated: MEFLSNIYDKVLSGYVSTDVFKYKTWQEGVLGKDRSSCNGQGNDNDTDGVKRKLEEILGTFVKNGKISHALWAQHKMFIGDEGIYILGEVITICQIVEFVDADDLVEINSNEEFKANILEELKRRLNIKRKTEMLEEKIITNISMCNSNFDDEDGNNDDNEGDADGDWAGGGRGFDKADRVDKKRRKKKKEGSNKDNESSYNDSSYNDSSCNDNDRDDSNLGDKNAVSNFVEMLCAGKTNKFGFCEYDQKFNDRYNLKNSKNDRKSSKSLEHCILPFREDYEHKYVCLLLNHSGKQEARILRFSRNCESTNKLLDTLKGTVTFLNELRFLFKFFRSQVVLKDRIYGEFCAYIKFHRSDPNFSGTKAMNEFFNSLNDSALKQLFFGLNEQNLNLLEEAISYCPIATFSFFKNIKLLKKINVNATRRTWKAVCGLQRLYKNLKKVREKMALDDPRLVCEEYSSSCVGSSGNLDAYRNGNSNANGSRDEGIHNQEDYHQEDYHRGNRQSNSHTYSSSSEHVRLAHAQGNNSHPYETELLHSKERELAFKSSSSSVHAGGTGGSAVASSTACTSTCSVSCTVNNCNHSSGHVSSGIVGLGNKKNKSDLFTDKSESKEYHHQMFSNSLDLHTEEKKNKNIELNKLNDTCLYVTSDEENLQMARTNNITGELNCANRTIEENNKTLLDQTNKMFMDDNYRTADEMGRRLSENRLMRENSLDDVRANMIKLFKTYGGQCRIGKVQGRCEDATFQTDIPPAFGIFDGVGSWSLEGIDASKFSIGLSLACQREAEKLSKNLNDYAKVSYNTIIRSKLLLRNSLESVKKEYADAYGSSTAIVGLIDEYTGKCGIASLGDSVCMILRREFLPGDINFERETYPKFPVESFLYYNNKGRNPSIVRKIIWKTSEQKWENGAPYQLSNLPDRSQWKDLENRGLHSFVKILEKVDIDGDPPEAAVSPPSEILCMPGDLILLMSDGVSDNLFDEEIEAYCTFAISPEEACELGDPSAFTPAQDIAYSITNIAKRRSGDKLHSKPFFPFLGKYREPNRTYKGNKVDDISCVAIWVVCETEDSVKNFVANPDEPSILETDKYYSNNYFQHFNKITDICTPTKKFIKEKNRIERVNLQHINMDSGGLSGEGETAHGKFGHSNSSNMNAHFSANFFDSSETPIKFSLSDDNKYQDLSDIVLKDEDDASSADADNSYGGDSHGDSHGDHSGDEEVTLPRDNPNEVDSNKLSDDMDSMKTPNSNSLKARFKDQIFNRDDFDHTPRQRISDDRLDEHIERINNMYIKTPILHIDKNIKTNKTSVRKTKVSNKGKGMSNKKMEQGDTSSMLNYETPKKQMIMRSGTREKGNVVTSINENAVMNSFINNETPVKSSVSKDTSLKVDKKITKNKRKSVFNFDKNESPSKISYSKKRSKKS